The following nucleotide sequence is from Streptomyces sp. NBC_00239.
ATGGGAACAGGAACCGGGCCGCGGCCACCCCACGAAGGAGGGGCGTCGGCCTGCACCTGGCCACGGGTTCCCCACCACGACTCGCGGGAGCGCATATGAGCACCATCAGCCCGGCCACCGCACCGGCCGCGGACCCCTCCGCGGCACCCGAAACCTCGCAGGTCGGGACACTCATACGGGGCCACCGGCTGCGCATCGGCCTCACTCAGCGGGAGCTGGCCGACCTGTCCACGATCAGTGTGCGCGCCATCCGCGACCTGGAGCAGGGCAAGGCCCGCCGCCCGCGGACCGACACGGTCAGGCTGATCGCCGACGCACTGCGGCTGGGCCCGCGGGCCCGTACCGCGCTGGAGGCCGCGGCCCAGCAGGGCCGGTGCGGCGGCTCGGCGGGGGCCGCCCTCGACGCGGAGTCCCCGGCGCCGCCGACCGCTCTGCACGGGCTGACCGGCCGGGAGGCGGAGACCGAGGTGATGGTGCGGGAGCTGTCCTCCGGCGCCGAGCGGCTGGTGAACGTGGTGGGCCTGAGCGGGGTCGGCAAGACCCGGCTGGCCCTGGAGGTGGCCAACCGGCTGCACGCGGCGGGACTGCTGTCGGTGCTGTGGCACGCCTTCCCGGGGGCGGCCCGCGACTATCTCGCCGCGGACACCGGCCCCGGGCAGCAGATCGTACGGGCCGGGGTGGTGCACCTCTTCGAGTCCGGGCCGTCCGACGGGGCGTCGGAGCTGGCCGAACTCCTGGGTGACCGTGCCGTGTTGCTGGTGCTGGACGGGGCTCCGGAGCGGGCGCCGCGGTTCGACCGGCTGACCCGGCTGATGCGGGACTGCCCGGGGCTGCGGCTGCTGGTCACCTCCGAGCAGCCGTGGCAGGTGCCGGGTGAACGGCCCTTCCTCCTGGCGCCCCTGGAGGTTCCGGCCGCGGCCGAGCCCGTGTCCGGCGACAGACCCGACGCGGCCGGCGTGGCCGGGTCGGCCTCCGTACGTCTGTTCCTGGACCATGTGCGGCGGGTGCGGCCGGAGTTCGCGCCGTCGGCCGCGGACCTGGCGGAGGTTGCCCGGATCTGCCGGCGGCTGGACGGGCATCCGATGGCGCTGGGCGCGGCGGCCTCCTGGCTCGCGGTGTGCGACCTGCCCACCCTGTCCCGGTCCCTGGACCGGGACCCCGGCCCGCTGCTGGACCACCTGGCCGGGGGTGACGGGGGGCGCCGCTTCCAGGACGCGCTGCACCGCGGACTGGCGCGCCTGACCTCCGGACACCGGGCGCTGCTGGCCGCGCTGTGCGCCGCCCCCGAGGGCGAGTTCGGGCTCGACGAGGTGGTCGGGCTCACCGGGCTCGGGCTGCCCGAGTGCGGCCGGATGGTGCGCGACCTGCTGATCGGCGGGGTGATCCGGCCCAGTCACGAGGCCGGCCGGTCCCGGTTCCGGGTCCTTCAGCTGGTCCGCGCCTTCCGGGCGGAGCACCGCCCGGAGGACTCCGCGCACTCCGGGCACGCCGGACCGGCGGGGCCGCGCGGCGTGGCCCCGACCGCGCTGGCCGCCGCCGCGCGCTGAACTGCTGCCGTAATGCCGGAACAACTGCCGCCCGCGGCAGGGCACCCGGGTTTGGATGACACCGGCCGGGCGGTGCGCGGAACGCCCCCGGCGACGGCCGTGTGCCCGCACCCCCCGTGATCACACAAGGAGCTCTCCCATGGCGTCCGACCCTGGCACCGCACCCGGTCCGACCGCTTGCCGTTCCGTCGGCATCCGCCTCGATCCCACGCCCCCCGGCACCCGTCTCCACCACGTCGGAGACACCGCGTACGGGGACTCCGAGGGCAGGTTCCCGGGCGCCCGCCGCGCCGGGGGGCGGATCGGGGCCCGCGGAATCAGCATCGACCCGGCGGACGTCGAGGCCGTCCTCACCAGCCATCCGCGGATCGCCCGGGCCGCGGTGACCACCTGCCCGGACCGCCACGGCATCCCGCAGCTCGTCGCGCACGTCACGGCCCGAGCCGATTCCGAAGGCGGAGACGGAGACGGAGACGGCAGCGGCAGCGAGGCCGAGGGCGGAGGCGAACGCCGGGACGAAGCCGGACCGGACGCCCGGTCCGGAGCCGCGGCCGCCCGGGTGCCGGGGCCGCAGGAGATCCGCACGTGGCTGCGCACCCTGCTGCCGGACCACCTGGTCCCGTACTCCGTCACGGTCCTCGACCGCCTCCCGCTCACCGCGAACGGCGCGATCGACGAACGGGCGCTGCCCACCCCGGTGCCCGGCGCCGCCGACGGCCGCACTCCGCACACACCGCTGGAGGAGATGCTCCGCGCACTGTTCACGGAGTTGCTGGCCGCCCCCGCGCCGCCGGCCGTCGACGACGACTTCTTCGACCTCGGCGGCCGCTCACTCCTCGCCGCCCGGCTCGCCAGTCGCGTCAGCACGGTCCTCGGCACCCGGGTCACGGTCCGCGACGTCTTCCAGAGCCCGACGCCCGCGCTCCTCGCCGAACGCCTCACCACCCGGGGACGCCGGTGCGCCCCCCAGCCCGCGGCCGCCGCGCCCGCGGCCGGATGAGCCCGGCCGTTTCTTCCGGACCCCGCCTGACCCGGGACTCTCCCCCGGCCGGGCCGTCTCTTCCGGATCCCGCCTGACCCGGGACGCCGGGCCCCGCACCTCGCCGCGTACCGTGGCACGGGCCGCGGCCTGTGCCCGAGCCCGAGCCGCCGTGCGGGGAGGTTGGGGAAACGCGCGGCCGTTGCCGGTGCCGCATGGGATCGTTCGATTCGGTGAGGATGCCGGACGACGCGCGATCCACGCGGGAACGAGCGGGAACGAGCGGCAACAAGTGGGAACGAGCGCGCACGGGGCACGAGGGGGCCGGATGACGGATGCGGACGGGACGGCAGGCGGCGGGCCGCGGTTCGGCGCGGGTCGCCCGGGCGGGACGAGCGGGCTCGCCGACCACGCCGCGCACGAGGACACGGTCCGGCCGGCGCCGCGCCGGACGGACCCGGCCCACCGGGCCGTTGCGTTCGCCGCGACGGACGCGGCCGGCGGCTCGGACGCGACCGCGTGGGCCGGGGGATCAGGCACGCCCGGACCGGGCGCCGGATCCGCCGGGTCCGTGGACGTGGGCGACGAGGAGTAGGCGGTGGACCTGGACCGCCGGGTGCAGGTGCGGCTGCACCGAACGGGAGGCGACGGCACGGGCTTCGGCTCCGGATATCTGATCGCGCCGCGGCTCGTGCTGACGGCCGGTCATGTCGTCGCGGGGCCGGGCACGGTGTCGGTGTGCCTGCCGGGCCGCGGCCCGGAGCGCTTCCCCGCCGTCGTGCGCTGGTACCGGCGGGACGCGCGGACCGATACCGCCCTGCTGGAAGTGTCCGAGGAGCGCGGGTGGCTGCCGCCCGAGTCACTGGCGGGCCTACGGGCCCGTACGCCGCAGCGCTGGGGCGCGATGATCGGGCCCCGGCCACTGTCCGTGACGACCCACGGCTTCCCGCGCGTGCGGCGCGAAGCCGAGGCCGGCGGGCCGCAGGACGAGCAGGTGGAGGTCACGCTCCGGCCCGGCGCGGGCTCGCTCGCGGGCCGCTACGAACTGGTCGGGGCGGACGCGCCGGTCCCCGGGCAGCTGCCGCTGCCGGCCGGAGGCACCCTGTGGTCGGGCATGTCCGGGGCCGCGGTGCTCGCCGGCGACCTGCTGTGCGGGGTGGTCCGGCGGGACCGGCAGGCGGGCGGCGGCACCCGGCTCACCGCCACCCCCGCGGCCGTGCTGCTGGCCGACCCGGAATTCCGCGCGCACGTCGGCGCGCACACCGGCCGGGAGCCGTGGGTCGAGCCCGCCGAACCGGCCCGGCTGCTGTCACCCGCCGAGTGGGACGACGACCTGCGCTCCCCCGCGATGCCGCCGGGCGCGGAGGCCGAAGCCGTCGGCTTCCGCGGCCGGCACGAGGAGCTGCGCGTGCTGGCCGCGTGGTGCGCGGACCCGGCGCCGTTCGCCGTGCACGTACTGACGGGTCCCGGCGGCCGGGGCACGTCCCGGCCGGCCCGGCAACTGGCCGGGATGCTGCGCCGGACCGGCTGGGTGACCGGCCGCCTCCGCCCGGACCTGCGGGACGTTCCGGCGGCGCCGCCCGGCGGCCCCGGTGCTCCGGCCGCGGCACGGCCGGGCTTCGCGCACGAGGACGGGCCGGACCTGAGCACGCTGGACACCCACCACTGGCTGCTGCTGGTCGTCGACGACGCCGACACGCGCCCGCAGGTGGTCCGTCGGCTCGTCGAGCACCTGAGCACCACCCGCCACCGGGTGCGGCTCCTGCTGCTGGCCCGCTCCGACGGGGAGTGGCGTACGGACGTCATGGGGGCGTCGGCGCAGTGCCGGCACCTGCTCGCGCGTGCGCCGGTGCACGTGACGACGGCCTGACCGCGGAAGCTTCCGGTGCGGCCCGGCTCTGCGCCCCGCACCGGAAGAGAGGTGGTCGCAGGCGGCAGTACGCGCCCGCATTCTGCCGCGCGGACTGCCCGCCGCGGCCGGGGCCCGCGCCTAGCCTGAGGGCACGGAGGCGAGCGGAACGGACACCACCGTCCCCCCGAATCCGCAGTCCGCACCCTCGCGCCCCCGCCTGGAGGTTCCCACGATGCCCGCACCCGAGCCAGAGCTCCTCGACCGCGGACCGTCGGTTCGGCCCGGACCGCCCGTCCCGGAGCGGATCGGCGCCCGGATCGCGACGGATCCCGACCGGCAGGCTCCTGCGCCCGGGTCGGACCGTACGACGTGCACCGGGCCGGCGGTGGGGGCTGCGGCGTCGGGGGACCGGGTCGCGCCCCATCAGGAGCTGCTCCAGGAGCTGTTCGCGGTGGCGCTCGGGATCGAACGGGTCGTCGGTCCCGACGAGGACTTCTTCTCCATCGGCGGGCGCTCGATGTCGGGCGTGCGGCTCACGAACCGGATCCGCGCCCTGCTGGGGGTCGAGGTCCGCATCCGCGACCTGTTCCTGGCACCCACCCCGGCCCTGCTCGCCCGCCGGATCCACGACTCCCCGGAGCACCCGGCGAACGGTCCCCTGAAAAATCCCTGAAAAATCCCTGAACGGTTCCGAAGGTTCCGGCTTTCCGGTATGCCGCCCGAGATTCGAATCGGTGACACATCACGCGCCCGGGCCGTGTTTCGCAGAATTCTGCGAAACACGGCCCTTTCGCCGTGTCCCGACCGCCGCGACCCGACCGCCTCCACCTGCCCCGACCGCTCCCACCTGCTCCTTCCGTCCACGCGGCACATCCGTGCCGAGCACCACCGACTTCCCTCATTCTGCCGCCGCAACTTCCCCTCTCGCGTGCGTACCGCAATTACTTTCGAGCCATGAAGATTCTGCTGACCGGCACGGCATCCGATTCCCACACCTGGAATCTGGTCTATCTGCAGCTCTTTCTCGAAGAGCTCGGGCACCGGGTCGTCAACCTCGGCCCGTGTGTCACGGACGACCTCCTCGCGTCGGCCTGCCACCAGCATGCGCCCGGCCTCGTGGTCATCAGCAGTGTCAACGGCCACGGCTATCGCGACGGCCTCTCCGCGGTACGGCGGCTGCGCGCCGAGCCCGGTCTGGGCGGCGTCCCCGTCGTCATCGGCGGGAAGCTCGGCGTCGCCGGGACGCAGGACCCCGAGCGGGCGGAGCAGTTGCGCGAGGCGGGCTGCGACGCCGTGTTCGACGACGGCGCCGTGAACGCGCTGCGCACCTTCGTCGCCGACATCGAGGCCTTGTCCGATCGGGCCACGGCATGACCGGTTCCACGCTCACCCCGCCCGCCCGGGCAGCGGCCGGGGCTGCCCCGGACCCCCACGACGCCGCCCCCGTACCGTCGTTCGGCGCCTTCGTCGCGGAGGCGGCCGCCGCCGGCCGGCTCGTCGTCCAGCCCCGGATGGGTTTCTGCGACCCGCGGCTGATGCGGACCGGCCTGGAGCGGACCAAGGCGGCCGCGGCCACCACCGTGGGCACCCTCACCATCGATAGTTACACCCGCGTCGGTGACGTGGCCGCCGCCCGCGCCTCCCTCGCCGAGGGCGTGCCGCTCAACGGCTACCCGATCGCCACGCACCCCACCGACCGGACCCGCGGCCTCCTCGACGGAGTGCTGGACGAGACCTTCCCGGTCCAGGTCCGGCACGGCTCGTCCCGCCCCGAGGCGATCATCCGTGCGCTGACCGCCGCGGGCCTCGACGCCACCGAGGGCGGACCGGTCTCGTACTGCCTCCCGTACGGACGCACCCCGCTCGGCGAGTCGGTGGACAACTGGGCCCGCGGCTGCGAACTGCTCGCCGCCCTGGTACCCGCCCCCCGGGTCCCGCACCTGGAGAGCTTCGGCGGCTGCATGCTCGGCCAACTGTGCCCGCCCGGGCTGCTGGTGGCGATCAGCCTGCTGGAGGGGATGTTCTTCGCCCAACACGGCATCCGCAGCGTCTCGCTGAGTTACGCCCAGCAGACCGACCCCGGCCAGGACGAGGAGGCCGTGCGCGCGCTGCGCCGGCTGGCCGCCGAGTTCCTGCCGCCCGAGGTGGACCGGCACGTGGTGCTCTACACGTACATGGGGGTGTACCCGCGCACCGAGCACGGGGCGGTCCGGCTGCTGGAGGCGTCCGCTCAGCTGGCCGTACGGGCCGGCGCGCACCGCCTGATCGTGAAGACCGCGGCGGAGGCCCACCGGATCCCGACCGTCGACGAGAACGTCCGCGCACTCGAAACCGCCGCCTCCACCGCCGTTCTGACGGAGCATCCGCCGACCGCGCGGGCGGACGAGGACAGCGAGGTGTACGCCGAGGCCCGGGCGTTCGTGGAGGCGGTGCTGGACATCGGTGCGGACACCGGGCGGGCGCTGCGGACCGCGTTCGCGCGCGGCTACCTCGACGTCCCGTTCTGCCTGCACCCCGACAACGCGGGCCGCTCCCGCAGCTTCGTGGACTCCCGCGGCCGGCTGCGCTGGTCGGACGCGGGCGCGATGCCGGTGGCGCCCTCCCTGGTGGCCGGCGGCCGGTCCGCACTGACCGCGGACGGCCTGCTCGCGGCGGTCCACGGGGTCGCGAGCCGCTTCGACGCATTCGCCCCGGAACCGTCGTCCGGGTCCGCGCCGGGCGCGGCGCCCGCCGCACGCACCGACCCGGCCCTCACGCACTGACGCCGGGCACCCGCCCCACCCGCCCGTCCCGTCCACCCGCTCCGTCCGCCCGCTCCGCGCCACCTCTTGCCCTTCGTCCCTGAGACCCTTGAACGGGAGTAGCCATGGAACAGTCCGAGCCCGCCGTCCCGCTTCCGCCGCCGCTCGGCGAGCACCTCCGCTCGCCCCGGCTGCGCGCCGCCATGCTCGTACAGCAGGAAGCCCTTCACGCGGCAAGGGAGTTCCTGCGGGGTGAGGGATTCACCGAGCTCTTGCCGCCGCTGATCGGCCCGGTCACCGACCCGGGCGGGCGGGGCGCCAAGGCGCTCGACGTGGACTACTACGGGCACCCGTACAAGCTGATGACGAGCGCGATCCTGTACAAGCAGGCCTCGTTGAGCGGCTTCCCCAAGCTCTTCTACATCGCGCCGAACGTGCGCGTGGAGCCCGAGGAGACCGCCGGCACCGGCCGGCACCTGGTCGAGTTCCACCAGATCGACGTGGAGATCGCCGGGGCGAGCCGCCAGGACGCGCAGGACGTGGCCGCCGGCATGCTGACCCACATCGTCGACCACGTCTGGACGGCCGTCCCCGACGTCCTCGCCGAACTGGGCCGGGACGAGCTGGACTTCGCCGAGCTGCGGTCCGGGAAGTTCGACGCCTGCACCCACGAGGAGGCGGTGTCCCGGCTGATCGCCCGGGGCCATCCGCAGAGCCCGGACGCCGAGATCGACTGGGCGGGCGAGCGGATCCTGTCCCTGGAGGCGGACCGGCCGTTCTTCGTCAACGACTACCCGAAGGGCTCGCGCGGCTTCTACGACCGCGAGGACCCCGAACACCCGGGCGTGCTGCGCAACTTCGACCTGCTCGCGCACGGCGGCTACGGCGAGCTGGTCAGCGGCAGCGAACGCGAGGCGGACTACGCGACGATCGTCACGCGGATGCGGGAGAGCGGCGAGAACCCCGCCAAGTACGCCTGGTACCTGGACCTGGCCCGCGAAGGCATCCCGTCCAGCGCCGGCTTCGGCATGGGCCTCCAGCGCCTGGTCCGGTTCCTGACCGGCCTGGACGCGCTGTGGCAGGTCAGCGCCTACCCGAAGCTCCCCGGGGCGGTGTCCCCGTGACCGGGCTGCGGGCGGCGGGCTTCCCCGAGCGCGCGGTGCGCGCCCGGGCCCGCAACGGGACGGCCGAGGTGTTCCCGCCCGCGGGCGGATACGGCGAGGAGCTGTACGGAGAGCTGCGCGACGGCGTGCCCGACGAGCTGGACCGGGCACGGATCGCGCCGCCGGTCTTCATGCCCCGGCGGCTGGAGAAACTGATCGAACTGGGCCGCGAGCCGGGTCACGACGACGTGGAACTGCACACCTCGGTCGGCGGCTTCGCCAGCGAACTTCCGCTGTTCCTCTCGGCGTTCGGCTCCACCCGGGCGGGCAGCGGCGATCTCGGCGTGGCCGCGAGCCGGCAGGCGGCGCGGCTGGGCATCCCGATGGTCATCGGCGAGAACATGGTGCCGGTGCACGGCTACCGGCGCGCGGCCGCGGACGGCGTGCGCTCGGCGCTGCTCGCCCGGATCCGCGCCTACACGGAGGCCGTGCCGGACGGCGTCGGCGGCGTGGCGGTGCAGCAGTCCACCGAGGACGCCGACTCGGAGGTGTGGAACCTGGTCTACAGCGACCCCGCCACCCGACCGCTGCTGGAATCGGGGCGGCTGGCCTTCGAGTTGAAGACCGGGCAGGGCGCCAAGCCGGGGCTGGGCGGGATGACGGTGGTCGACCGCGCCGAAGCCGACCGGCTGTCGGGGCGGTTCACCGTACGGGACGTGCTGGGCTCGGGCACGGCGGACGGCACGGCCGAGCACCGGCTGCGCTGCGCCACCCCCGGCACGTTCACCGAGGAGATCGTCCGCCAGCAACTCCGCTTCATGCGCAACAACTTCCCCAAGGCGCGCACGTGGGTGAAGTTCCACCCCGGACGCGATGTCGCGCGGGCCGCGGCGACGGCCTGGCGGGCCGGCGCGGACGCCGTCACCGTCGACGGCGCGGAGGGCGGTACGGGCTGGGCGCCGCGGGTGTTCCTCGACCAGGTGGGGCTCGGCCTGGCCGACTGCCTGCGCCTGATCGCCGCGTCCGGGCACCACGGCTCCGGCGCCTCCGACGGCCCCGGCGGCTGCCTGCTGGCGACCGGCCGGATGTGGGAGGGCGGCCGTGCGGTGCGCGCGCTCGCCCTGGGCGCCCGGGCCGTGGGCCTGGGCCGGGCCGCGCTGATCGCCGTCGACGAGGACCCCGAGGACGGCCTCGTCCGGCTGGCCGAGGCGCTGGCCCTGGAGGCCCGCCTGCTGATCAGCGCGCTCGGCAAGTACGCGCCCGGCTCCCTGGGCGCCGAGGACCTGTGGTGGCCCGGGGCCGCGCCGGCCGCCCCGGCCCCGGCTCCGCTGTCCGCCGCCGGCCCGGGAAACCCGTGATGACCGCAGCGCGCCGCTCGCGGGGCGGCACCCACCTGCCGCCCGGGGGCGGCCGCACCCGCGTCGGCCGCACCGCGTCCAGCCGCCCCGGGCCGGGCCGCCCGGGCGGCGGGCGGGCGGACCACGGCACGACGGTCAACGCCCGGTTCTCGCTGTCCGAGCTCCCGGTGGTCACCGTGCAGCCGGAGCGGGCCGGGCCGGCCTGCGCCGCGGCCGCCCGCGCCCTGACCGAAGCGGGCCGCGGCTACCTCGGCGGCCGGCTGGAGCTCCGTACGGACGGGTCCGCGCCCCGGACGGCCCGGCAGGCCGCCGCACTCACGGCGACGGAGCAGCGGGCGGCCACGCTCGCGGTCGCCTCGGCCCTGAGCGGCGGGCCGGGCACGGCCCGCCTCCGGATACGGCGCCGCCCCGGCTGACCCCGACACCGCCTCGCCACCGCACCGGGCGGAGCCACCGTCCGTGCCACCGTCCCGACAACTCACCTGCCATGGTGTGAGGTTGCCATGCCCGAACCCGCCCTGACCGCCCTCCGCCCGCCACTGACCCCGACCCCCCTGGCGGGCGTGTACGTGGCTCCGCCCACGAACTCACCGCTGCACCCGGGCACTCCCCAGGTGTGGCTGGTGGACACCGTCACCCACCGGGTGACGGCCGCCCGACACGCCCCGTCGCTGCTGGACCGTCAGGAACTGGCC
It contains:
- a CDS encoding helix-turn-helix domain-containing protein, whose translation is MSTISPATAPAADPSAAPETSQVGTLIRGHRLRIGLTQRELADLSTISVRAIRDLEQGKARRPRTDTVRLIADALRLGPRARTALEAAAQQGRCGGSAGAALDAESPAPPTALHGLTGREAETEVMVRELSSGAERLVNVVGLSGVGKTRLALEVANRLHAAGLLSVLWHAFPGAARDYLAADTGPGQQIVRAGVVHLFESGPSDGASELAELLGDRAVLLVLDGAPERAPRFDRLTRLMRDCPGLRLLVTSEQPWQVPGERPFLLAPLEVPAAAEPVSGDRPDAAGVAGSASVRLFLDHVRRVRPEFAPSAADLAEVARICRRLDGHPMALGAAASWLAVCDLPTLSRSLDRDPGPLLDHLAGGDGGRRFQDALHRGLARLTSGHRALLAALCAAPEGEFGLDEVVGLTGLGLPECGRMVRDLLIGGVIRPSHEAGRSRFRVLQLVRAFRAEHRPEDSAHSGHAGPAGPRGVAPTALAAAAR
- a CDS encoding phosphopantetheine-binding protein — encoded protein: MASDPGTAPGPTACRSVGIRLDPTPPGTRLHHVGDTAYGDSEGRFPGARRAGGRIGARGISIDPADVEAVLTSHPRIARAAVTTCPDRHGIPQLVAHVTARADSEGGDGDGDGSGSEAEGGGERRDEAGPDARSGAAAARVPGPQEIRTWLRTLLPDHLVPYSVTVLDRLPLTANGAIDERALPTPVPGAADGRTPHTPLEEMLRALFTELLAAPAPPAVDDDFFDLGGRSLLAARLASRVSTVLGTRVTVRDVFQSPTPALLAERLTTRGRRCAPQPAAAAPAAG
- a CDS encoding trypsin-like peptidase domain-containing protein translates to MDLDRRVQVRLHRTGGDGTGFGSGYLIAPRLVLTAGHVVAGPGTVSVCLPGRGPERFPAVVRWYRRDARTDTALLEVSEERGWLPPESLAGLRARTPQRWGAMIGPRPLSVTTHGFPRVRREAEAGGPQDEQVEVTLRPGAGSLAGRYELVGADAPVPGQLPLPAGGTLWSGMSGAAVLAGDLLCGVVRRDRQAGGGTRLTATPAAVLLADPEFRAHVGAHTGREPWVEPAEPARLLSPAEWDDDLRSPAMPPGAEAEAVGFRGRHEELRVLAAWCADPAPFAVHVLTGPGGRGTSRPARQLAGMLRRTGWVTGRLRPDLRDVPAAPPGGPGAPAAARPGFAHEDGPDLSTLDTHHWLLLVVDDADTRPQVVRRLVEHLSTTRHRVRLLLLARSDGEWRTDVMGASAQCRHLLARAPVHVTTA
- a CDS encoding acyl carrier protein, which codes for MPAPEPELLDRGPSVRPGPPVPERIGARIATDPDRQAPAPGSDRTTCTGPAVGAAASGDRVAPHQELLQELFAVALGIERVVGPDEDFFSIGGRSMSGVRLTNRIRALLGVEVRIRDLFLAPTPALLARRIHDSPEHPANGPLKNP
- a CDS encoding cobalamin B12-binding domain-containing protein; the encoded protein is MKILLTGTASDSHTWNLVYLQLFLEELGHRVVNLGPCVTDDLLASACHQHAPGLVVISSVNGHGYRDGLSAVRRLRAEPGLGGVPVVIGGKLGVAGTQDPERAEQLREAGCDAVFDDGAVNALRTFVADIEALSDRATA
- a CDS encoding methylaspartate mutase, with the protein product MTGSTLTPPARAAAGAAPDPHDAAPVPSFGAFVAEAAAAGRLVVQPRMGFCDPRLMRTGLERTKAAAATTVGTLTIDSYTRVGDVAAARASLAEGVPLNGYPIATHPTDRTRGLLDGVLDETFPVQVRHGSSRPEAIIRALTAAGLDATEGGPVSYCLPYGRTPLGESVDNWARGCELLAALVPAPRVPHLESFGGCMLGQLCPPGLLVAISLLEGMFFAQHGIRSVSLSYAQQTDPGQDEEAVRALRRLAAEFLPPEVDRHVVLYTYMGVYPRTEHGAVRLLEASAQLAVRAGAHRLIVKTAAEAHRIPTVDENVRALETAASTAVLTEHPPTARADEDSEVYAEARAFVEAVLDIGADTGRALRTAFARGYLDVPFCLHPDNAGRSRSFVDSRGRLRWSDAGAMPVAPSLVAGGRSALTADGLLAAVHGVASRFDAFAPEPSSGSAPGAAPAARTDPALTH
- a CDS encoding asparagine synthetase A, with the protein product MEQSEPAVPLPPPLGEHLRSPRLRAAMLVQQEALHAAREFLRGEGFTELLPPLIGPVTDPGGRGAKALDVDYYGHPYKLMTSAILYKQASLSGFPKLFYIAPNVRVEPEETAGTGRHLVEFHQIDVEIAGASRQDAQDVAAGMLTHIVDHVWTAVPDVLAELGRDELDFAELRSGKFDACTHEEAVSRLIARGHPQSPDAEIDWAGERILSLEADRPFFVNDYPKGSRGFYDREDPEHPGVLRNFDLLAHGGYGELVSGSEREADYATIVTRMRESGENPAKYAWYLDLAREGIPSSAGFGMGLQRLVRFLTGLDALWQVSAYPKLPGAVSP
- a CDS encoding glutamate synthase-related protein, whose protein sequence is MTGLRAAGFPERAVRARARNGTAEVFPPAGGYGEELYGELRDGVPDELDRARIAPPVFMPRRLEKLIELGREPGHDDVELHTSVGGFASELPLFLSAFGSTRAGSGDLGVAASRQAARLGIPMVIGENMVPVHGYRRAAADGVRSALLARIRAYTEAVPDGVGGVAVQQSTEDADSEVWNLVYSDPATRPLLESGRLAFELKTGQGAKPGLGGMTVVDRAEADRLSGRFTVRDVLGSGTADGTAEHRLRCATPGTFTEEIVRQQLRFMRNNFPKARTWVKFHPGRDVARAAATAWRAGADAVTVDGAEGGTGWAPRVFLDQVGLGLADCLRLIAASGHHGSGASDGPGGCLLATGRMWEGGRAVRALALGARAVGLGRAALIAVDEDPEDGLVRLAEALALEARLLISALGKYAPGSLGAEDLWWPGAAPAAPAPAPLSAAGPGNP